A single Paraburkholderia sp. FT54 DNA region contains:
- the hemE gene encoding uroporphyrinogen decarboxylase → MAHKLLNDTFLRALLRQPTDYTPIWLMRQAGRYLPEYNATRGRAGSFLGLAKSPAFATEVTLQPLERYPLDAAILFSDILTVPDAMGLGLEFVTGEGPKFVRPVRTEDDVARLAVPDIDATLRYVTDAVREIRTALTDAQGRQRVPLIGFSGSPWTLACYMVEGGGSADFRTVKSMLYARPDLMHRILDVNARSVAAYLNAQIEAGAQAVMIFDTWGGALADGVYQRFSLHYIQQVVSQLKRDHDGEKVPVITFTKGGGLWLDEIAEIGVDAVGLDWTVNLSKARERVGGKVALQGNIDPSVLFAPPASIRMEARAVLDSFGNHPGHVFNLGHGISQFTPPENVAELVDEVHRHSRAIRGGAHAPA, encoded by the coding sequence GTGGCCCATAAACTCCTGAACGACACTTTCCTGCGCGCGCTGCTGCGCCAGCCGACCGACTACACGCCGATCTGGCTGATGCGGCAAGCTGGCCGCTACCTGCCGGAATACAACGCCACGCGTGGTCGCGCGGGCAGTTTCCTCGGTCTGGCGAAGAGCCCGGCGTTCGCGACGGAAGTTACGTTGCAGCCGCTCGAGCGTTATCCACTCGACGCCGCGATCCTGTTTTCGGACATCCTGACCGTGCCCGACGCTATGGGGCTCGGCCTCGAGTTCGTGACCGGCGAGGGGCCGAAATTCGTTCGCCCGGTACGCACGGAAGACGACGTCGCGCGCCTGGCGGTGCCGGACATCGACGCCACGCTGCGCTACGTGACCGACGCCGTGCGCGAAATTCGGACCGCGCTCACCGACGCGCAAGGCCGTCAGCGCGTGCCGTTGATCGGGTTTTCGGGCAGTCCGTGGACGCTCGCCTGCTACATGGTCGAAGGCGGCGGTTCGGCGGACTTTCGCACGGTCAAGTCGATGCTCTATGCGCGTCCGGATCTGATGCATCGCATTCTCGACGTCAACGCGCGCTCGGTCGCGGCGTATCTGAACGCGCAGATCGAAGCCGGCGCGCAGGCCGTGATGATTTTCGACACGTGGGGTGGGGCGCTGGCGGACGGCGTCTACCAACGGTTTTCGCTGCACTACATCCAGCAGGTGGTGAGCCAGTTGAAGCGCGACCACGACGGCGAAAAAGTGCCGGTGATCACCTTCACGAAGGGCGGCGGCTTGTGGCTCGACGAGATCGCCGAGATTGGCGTGGACGCGGTCGGCCTCGACTGGACGGTGAATTTGAGCAAGGCGCGCGAGCGCGTGGGCGGGAAGGTGGCGCTACAAGGCAATATCGATCCGTCGGTGCTGTTCGCGCCGCCGGCTTCGATCCGTATGGAAGCGCGCGCGGTGCTCGACAGCTTCGGTAATCATCCCGGCCACGTGTTCAACCTCGGCCATGGCATTTCGCAATTCACGCCGCCGGAGAACGTTGCCGAACTCGTGGACGAGGTGCATCGTCACAGCCGGGCGATTCGCGGCGGCGCTCATGCACCGGCATGA
- a CDS encoding primosomal protein N', protein MSDVFVRVALDHPLPTLFDYRCDTPEPVAPGMLVSVPFGKRHVVGLVCEVTAHSDVPADRLRSMSSVCDACPPVSPEWLKLAAFAADYYQRGLGEVALPALPQALRDASRWSRLFAPEERYSLTPAGRAALPDALPARASALRKLAQALADTDFLLAASARALHPKAIATLDAWRAEGWVALDIIEAAAARVAAASPDAPTPTLPTLTDEQAAAVEAIRGADGFAPFLLHGVTGSGKTEVYLRALAEILAAKPDAQALVLVPEINLTPQFEAAFRARFAALEGTSIVTLHSGLAEGERARNWFAAHTGRARIVLGTRLAVLASLPRLAIIVVDEEHDPAYKQQEGLRYSARDLAIYRAKQLELPVVLGSATPSLESWWQADQGRYKRLTLSRRAVAEAVLPTVKLVDLEEERRRGRASVEGLSGPLIAALKARLERGEQSLVFLNRRGYAPQLACDACGWVAGCPRCSAYVVLHKPERALRCHHCGWEARIPRSCPDCGNVDIAPMGRGTQRVEETLASAVPGARVLRIDADSTRRKGSAQALFSDVHAGEVDILVGTQMIAKGHDFQRVSLVGVLNADTALFSHDFRASERLFAQLMQVSGRAGRAGLPGEVLVQTRYPRHALYHALGRHDYVGFANSTLAERRDAHLPPFVYQALLRAEGRTLDAALAFLQQAAAELTGIAAAERVTVYDAVPLTIVKVMHVHRAQLLIESASRGALQATLRAWQPLLRGLKGVLRWNLEVDPLDI, encoded by the coding sequence GTGAGCGACGTATTCGTCCGCGTTGCGCTGGATCATCCGCTGCCGACCCTGTTCGACTACCGCTGCGACACGCCTGAACCTGTCGCACCGGGCATGCTGGTCAGTGTGCCGTTCGGCAAGCGCCACGTCGTGGGGCTCGTCTGCGAAGTGACCGCTCACAGCGACGTGCCGGCAGATCGTCTTCGCTCGATGAGTAGTGTGTGCGACGCTTGTCCGCCGGTGTCGCCCGAGTGGCTCAAGTTGGCCGCGTTCGCCGCGGACTACTATCAGCGCGGCCTCGGAGAGGTTGCGCTGCCCGCGTTGCCGCAGGCGCTGCGCGATGCGTCGCGCTGGTCGCGCCTGTTCGCGCCGGAAGAGCGTTACAGCCTCACGCCGGCCGGCCGCGCCGCTTTGCCTGACGCGCTGCCGGCCCGGGCGAGCGCGTTGCGCAAGCTGGCGCAGGCCTTGGCCGATACCGACTTCCTGCTCGCCGCCTCCGCCCGCGCGCTGCACCCCAAGGCGATCGCAACGCTCGACGCATGGCGAGCGGAAGGCTGGGTCGCACTGGACATCATCGAAGCCGCGGCGGCGCGGGTTGCCGCAGCGTCGCCTGACGCGCCCACGCCCACGCTGCCCACGCTTACCGACGAGCAGGCGGCGGCCGTCGAAGCGATCCGCGGCGCCGATGGTTTTGCGCCGTTCCTGCTGCACGGCGTGACGGGCAGCGGCAAGACCGAGGTCTATCTGCGCGCGCTCGCCGAGATTCTGGCCGCGAAGCCCGACGCCCAGGCGCTCGTCCTTGTGCCCGAAATCAATCTGACGCCACAGTTCGAGGCGGCCTTTCGCGCGCGCTTCGCGGCGCTCGAGGGCACGTCGATCGTCACGCTGCACAGCGGTCTCGCCGAAGGCGAGCGCGCGCGCAACTGGTTCGCCGCCCACACCGGTCGCGCGCGCATCGTGCTCGGCACGCGGCTGGCGGTGCTGGCTTCGCTGCCCAGGCTCGCGATCATCGTCGTCGACGAGGAGCACGATCCGGCCTACAAGCAGCAGGAAGGCTTGCGCTATTCGGCCCGCGATCTGGCGATCTATCGCGCCAAACAACTCGAATTGCCCGTCGTGCTCGGTTCGGCCACGCCGTCGCTGGAAAGCTGGTGGCAGGCCGACCAGGGTCGCTACAAGCGGCTCACGTTGTCGCGCCGCGCAGTCGCCGAGGCCGTGCTGCCCACCGTCAAACTGGTCGACCTGGAAGAGGAGAGGCGGCGCGGGCGAGCATCGGTGGAAGGTTTGTCGGGGCCGCTGATCGCCGCGCTGAAGGCGCGACTCGAACGCGGCGAGCAGAGCCTCGTGTTCCTGAACCGTCGCGGTTACGCGCCGCAGCTTGCCTGCGACGCCTGCGGCTGGGTCGCCGGTTGCCCGCGCTGCAGCGCCTATGTCGTGCTGCATAAGCCCGAGCGTGCGCTACGCTGTCACCACTGCGGGTGGGAGGCGCGCATCCCGCGCTCGTGCCCGGACTGCGGCAACGTCGACATCGCCCCGATGGGCCGCGGCACGCAGCGTGTCGAAGAAACACTGGCGAGCGCGGTGCCTGGCGCCCGCGTCCTGCGTATCGACGCCGACAGCACGCGTCGTAAAGGCAGCGCACAGGCGCTGTTCTCCGACGTCCACGCCGGCGAGGTCGACATCCTCGTCGGCACGCAGATGATCGCCAAGGGCCACGACTTCCAGCGCGTGTCGCTGGTCGGCGTGCTGAACGCCGACACCGCGCTCTTTTCCCATGATTTCCGCGCGAGTGAACGGCTCTTCGCGCAACTGATGCAAGTAAGCGGCCGCGCAGGCCGCGCTGGTTTGCCCGGCGAAGTGCTGGTGCAAACACGCTATCCGCGCCACGCGCTCTACCACGCGCTGGGCCGCCATGACTATGTCGGCTTCGCCAACTCCACGCTGGCCGAGCGGCGCGACGCGCACTTGCCGCCATTCGTCTATCAGGCTTTGCTGCGTGCCGAAGGCCGCACGCTCGATGCCGCGCTCGCCTTCCTGCAGCAGGCGGCGGCCGAACTGACCGGCATTGCGGCCGCCGAACGCGTGACCGTCTACGACGCCGTGCCGCTCACCATCGTCAAGGTGATGCACGTGCACCGCGCGCAGTTGCTGATCGAGAGCGCGTCGCGGGGCGCGTTGCAGGCGACCTTGCGTGCCTGGCAGCCACTTCTGCGCGGTCTGAAAGGCGTCCTGCGCTGGAATCTCGAAGTGGATCCGCTCGACATCTGA
- a CDS encoding putative sulfate exporter family transporter, translated as MSDTNPALQPGAAPTNRQSTHGGGLFSTEDWWAVWVGLLVIVVAWALFASGSSIKWLAVAPAKWSSVAQAAQDVGKHLLNYAALFVAFALLFGVSLAALKQRVGAFLASFLILFIASALIFTLGAWVNSSKYNLEPPLVALALGLLISNVFTLPEWFSAGLRVEFYIKVGIVLLGATLPFTLLVWAGPVAVGQATIVSLVTFFVIFFAAKAFGLDRRFAAVLGVGGAVCGVSAAIAIAGAVRAKREQASVAITLVVLWAIVMIFVLPFASRALGLSTAVAGAWIGTSEFADAAGIAAAQAYGDFAKHAGGAIAGAPEASLQAFTLMKVVGRDIWIGIWAFVLAIVATTRWESQDSGVKAKANAGEIWARFPKFVIGFVIASALVTWIASHYSLADYRKVVTPEFVAPITALRTWAFTFCFLSIGLTTRLRSLTATGLKPFLAFTVGVVVNIATGYALSAHVFAPYWNSLGQGS; from the coding sequence ATGAGCGATACCAATCCAGCACTACAACCCGGCGCCGCGCCGACGAATCGGCAAAGCACGCACGGTGGCGGCCTTTTTTCGACCGAAGACTGGTGGGCGGTGTGGGTCGGCCTGCTGGTGATCGTGGTTGCCTGGGCGTTGTTCGCGTCGGGCAGCAGTATCAAGTGGCTGGCGGTGGCGCCGGCCAAATGGTCGAGCGTGGCGCAGGCCGCGCAGGACGTGGGCAAGCATTTGTTGAACTATGCCGCGCTGTTTGTCGCGTTCGCTCTGCTGTTCGGCGTGAGCCTGGCAGCGCTCAAGCAGCGGGTCGGCGCTTTCCTGGCGTCGTTCCTGATCCTGTTCATTGCGTCGGCGCTGATATTCACGCTGGGCGCGTGGGTCAACTCGTCGAAGTACAACCTCGAGCCGCCGCTCGTCGCGCTGGCGCTGGGTCTCCTGATCTCGAACGTGTTCACGTTGCCTGAATGGTTTTCGGCCGGCTTGCGCGTCGAGTTCTACATCAAGGTCGGCATCGTGCTGCTCGGCGCGACGCTGCCCTTCACGCTTCTGGTGTGGGCCGGCCCGGTGGCGGTCGGGCAGGCGACCATCGTCTCGCTCGTCACGTTCTTCGTGATCTTCTTTGCTGCCAAAGCGTTCGGCCTTGACCGGCGTTTTGCCGCCGTGCTCGGCGTCGGCGGCGCGGTGTGCGGGGTCTCGGCGGCAATTGCGATTGCCGGCGCGGTGCGGGCCAAACGCGAACAGGCTTCAGTGGCGATCACGCTGGTGGTGCTGTGGGCGATCGTGATGATCTTCGTGTTGCCGTTCGCGTCCCGCGCGCTCGGGCTGTCCACCGCGGTCGCCGGTGCCTGGATCGGCACGTCTGAATTCGCCGACGCCGCCGGCATCGCGGCCGCGCAAGCGTATGGCGACTTCGCCAAACACGCGGGCGGCGCGATTGCGGGTGCGCCGGAGGCGTCGCTGCAAGCGTTCACGCTGATGAAAGTGGTCGGCCGCGATATCTGGATCGGCATCTGGGCATTCGTGCTGGCGATCGTGGCGACAACGCGCTGGGAATCGCAAGACAGCGGCGTCAAAGCCAAGGCCAACGCAGGTGAGATCTGGGCGCGCTTTCCGAAGTTCGTGATCGGCTTTGTGATCGCGTCGGCGCTGGTGACGTGGATCGCCAGCCACTATTCGCTGGCCGATTACCGCAAGGTCGTGACGCCCGAATTCGTCGCACCGATCACGGCGTTGCGCACGTGGGCGTTCACCTTCTGCTTCCTGAGCATCGGGCTGACCACGCGTTTGCGCTCGCTTACCGCCACCGGCCTGAAGCCGTTCCTCGCCTTTACGGTGGGCGTGGTGGTCAATATCGCCACCGGCTACGCACTGTCCGCGCACGTGTTCGCACCGTACTGGAATAGCCTGGGGCAGGGCTCGTGA
- the putA gene encoding trifunctional transcriptional regulator/proline dehydrogenase/L-glutamate gamma-semialdehyde dehydrogenase → MASTTLGVKVDDLLRSRLKDAATRLERTPHWLIKQAIFAYLEKIEHGQLPPELSGVTGSADLADGAAVEQEEDGASHPFLEFAQNVQPQSVLRAAITAAYRRPEPECVPFLLGQARLPANLAGDVQTMASKLVETLRTKSKGGGVEGLIHEFSLSSQEGVALMCLAEALLRIPDRATRDALIRDKISKGDWKSHVGQAPSLFVNAATWGLMITGKLVTTNSETSLSSALTRLIGKGGEPLIRKGVDMAMRLMGEQFVTGENISEALANSRKYEARGFRYSYDMLGEAATTEADAQRYYASYEQAIHAIGKAAGGRGIYEGPGISIKLSALHARYSRSQQERTMSELLPRVRSLAILARRYDIGLNIDAEEADRLEISLDLLEALCFDQELAGWNGIGFVVQAYQKRCPFVIDYIIDLARRSRHRIMVRLVKGAYWDTEIKRAQVDGLEGYPVYTRKIYTDVSYLACAKKLLSAPDAVYPQFATHNAHTLSAIYHLAGNNYYPGQYEFQCLHGMGEPLYEEVTGRDKLNRPCRVYAPVGTHETLLAYLVRRLLENGANTSFVNRIADESVAIKDLIADPVDEASKIVPLGAPHAKIPLPRNLYGAERLNSMGLDLSNEHRLASLSSALLASAHHPWRAAPMLEDNEIAVGVARDVRNPADHRDLVGTVVEATPEHVSAALAHAVAAAPIWQATPVEARADCLARAADLLEAQMHTLMGLVVREAGKSLANAVAEIREAIDFLRYYSTQIRDEFSNDTHRPLGPVVCISPWNFPLAIFMGQVAAALAAGNTVLAKPAEQTPLIAAQAVRILREAGVPAGAVQLLPGNGETVGAALVADPRTRAVMFTGSTEVARLINKTLSSRLDPEGKPIPLIAETGGQNAMIVDSSALAEQVVADVLQSSFDSAGQRCSALRVLCLQEDVADRTLEMLTGAMRELAVGNPDRLSVDVGPVIDLDAKRGIDSHVAAMRDKGRKVEQLPMPDGCAQGTFVPPTLIELDSIDELKREVFGPVLHVVRYRRSQLDKLLEQIRTTGYGLTLGIHTRIDETIAHVISRAHVGNIYVNRNVIGAVVGVQPFGGEGLSGTGPKAGGALYLQRLLATRPAGLPKSLAQALVADVPHAVENSDNPSAALTAYRDWLIAEQQPVLAARCDGYLSHVPAGATAVLSGPTGERNTYTLGARGTVLCIASTASGARVQFAAALATGNRALFEGAAGEQLVAQLPATLKSHASVKKSADTPFDAVLFEGDSDELLALVKEVAKRPGPIVSVQGVAARALESGDEDYALERLLTERSVSVNTAAAGGNANLMTIG, encoded by the coding sequence ATGGCTAGCACCACCCTTGGCGTCAAGGTCGATGACCTCCTGCGTTCCCGGCTGAAAGATGCCGCTACCCGTCTCGAACGCACTCCGCACTGGCTCATCAAGCAGGCCATCTTCGCGTACCTCGAAAAGATCGAGCACGGTCAGTTGCCGCCCGAGCTGTCGGGCGTGACGGGCTCGGCGGATCTCGCCGACGGCGCCGCGGTCGAGCAGGAGGAAGACGGCGCGTCGCACCCGTTCCTCGAGTTCGCGCAAAACGTGCAACCGCAGTCGGTGTTGCGCGCGGCGATCACCGCCGCTTATCGTCGTCCTGAGCCGGAATGTGTGCCGTTCCTGCTCGGGCAGGCGCGCTTGCCGGCCAACCTCGCGGGCGATGTGCAGACGATGGCCAGCAAGCTCGTCGAAACGCTGCGCACGAAGAGCAAGGGCGGTGGCGTCGAAGGTCTGATCCACGAGTTCTCGCTGTCGAGCCAGGAAGGCGTGGCGCTGATGTGCCTCGCCGAAGCGCTGCTGCGCATTCCCGATCGCGCCACGCGCGACGCGCTGATTCGCGACAAGATCAGCAAGGGTGACTGGAAATCGCATGTCGGCCAGGCGCCGTCGCTGTTCGTCAACGCCGCGACATGGGGCTTGATGATCACCGGCAAGCTGGTGACGACCAATAGCGAAACGAGTCTCTCGTCGGCGCTCACGCGTTTGATCGGTAAGGGCGGCGAGCCGTTGATCCGCAAGGGCGTCGATATGGCGATGCGTCTGATGGGCGAGCAGTTCGTCACGGGCGAGAACATCTCCGAAGCGCTGGCCAACAGCCGCAAATACGAAGCGCGCGGCTTCCGCTACTCGTACGACATGCTCGGCGAAGCGGCCACCACTGAAGCCGACGCGCAGCGCTACTACGCGTCGTACGAACAGGCGATCCACGCAATCGGCAAGGCTGCCGGCGGCCGCGGCATCTACGAAGGCCCGGGCATTTCGATCAAGCTCTCCGCGCTGCACGCACGCTACTCGCGTTCGCAGCAGGAACGCACGATGAGCGAACTGCTGCCGCGCGTGCGCTCGCTCGCGATCCTCGCGCGCCGCTACGACATCGGTCTGAACATCGACGCCGAAGAAGCCGACCGCCTCGAAATCTCACTCGACCTGCTCGAAGCGCTGTGCTTCGATCAGGAGCTGGCCGGCTGGAACGGCATCGGCTTCGTGGTCCAGGCTTATCAGAAGCGTTGCCCGTTCGTGATCGACTACATCATCGATCTGGCGCGCCGCAGCCGTCACCGCATCATGGTGCGCCTCGTGAAGGGGGCGTACTGGGATACCGAAATCAAGCGCGCGCAAGTGGACGGCCTCGAAGGCTATCCGGTCTACACGCGCAAGATCTACACGGACGTGTCGTACCTCGCTTGTGCCAAGAAGTTGTTGAGCGCACCCGACGCGGTCTATCCGCAGTTCGCCACGCATAACGCGCATACGCTGTCGGCGATCTATCACCTCGCGGGCAACAACTACTACCCCGGCCAGTACGAGTTCCAGTGCCTGCACGGCATGGGCGAGCCGCTGTATGAGGAAGTCACCGGCCGCGACAAGCTGAACCGTCCGTGCCGCGTTTATGCGCCGGTCGGCACGCATGAAACGCTGCTCGCGTATCTCGTGCGCCGTCTGCTGGAAAACGGCGCGAACACGTCGTTCGTGAATCGCATTGCCGATGAAAGCGTCGCGATCAAGGACCTGATCGCCGACCCCGTCGACGAAGCCTCGAAGATCGTCCCGCTCGGCGCGCCGCACGCGAAGATTCCGCTGCCGCGCAATCTGTACGGCGCCGAGCGTCTCAATTCGATGGGCCTCGATCTGTCGAACGAGCATCGGCTGGCGTCGTTGTCGTCGGCGTTGCTGGCGAGCGCGCATCATCCGTGGCGCGCCGCGCCGATGCTTGAGGACAACGAGATCGCCGTGGGCGTCGCGCGCGATGTGCGCAATCCGGCGGATCATCGCGACCTCGTCGGCACGGTCGTCGAAGCGACACCGGAGCATGTGAGCGCCGCGCTGGCGCATGCCGTTGCAGCCGCACCGATCTGGCAAGCCACGCCTGTCGAAGCGCGCGCCGATTGCCTCGCGCGTGCCGCTGATCTGCTCGAAGCGCAGATGCATACGTTGATGGGTCTGGTGGTGCGCGAAGCCGGCAAGTCGCTCGCCAACGCTGTCGCGGAAATCCGTGAGGCGATCGACTTCCTGCGCTACTACTCCACGCAGATTCGCGACGAGTTTTCCAACGACACGCATCGCCCGCTCGGACCTGTGGTCTGTATCAGCCCGTGGAATTTCCCGCTGGCGATTTTCATGGGCCAGGTGGCCGCGGCGCTTGCCGCCGGCAACACCGTGCTCGCGAAGCCGGCTGAACAGACGCCGCTGATCGCCGCGCAAGCCGTACGCATTCTGCGCGAAGCCGGCGTGCCGGCGGGCGCGGTGCAACTGCTGCCGGGCAACGGTGAAACAGTCGGCGCCGCGTTGGTGGCCGATCCGCGCACTCGCGCCGTGATGTTCACAGGCTCGACCGAAGTCGCGCGCCTCATCAACAAGACGCTATCGAGCCGCCTCGATCCGGAGGGCAAGCCGATTCCGCTGATCGCCGAAACGGGCGGCCAGAACGCGATGATCGTCGACTCGTCGGCATTGGCTGAACAGGTCGTGGCGGACGTGCTGCAATCGTCGTTCGACTCCGCCGGTCAACGGTGTTCCGCGCTGCGCGTTCTTTGTCTGCAGGAAGATGTCGCGGACCGCACGCTGGAGATGCTGACCGGCGCGATGCGCGAACTCGCCGTGGGCAATCCGGACCGCCTGTCGGTCGACGTCGGCCCGGTGATCGACCTCGACGCGAAGCGCGGTATCGACTCGCATGTCGCGGCGATGCGCGACAAAGGCCGCAAGGTCGAGCAACTGCCGATGCCCGACGGTTGCGCGCAAGGCACCTTCGTTCCGCCGACGCTGATCGAACTCGACAGCATCGACGAACTGAAGCGCGAAGTGTTCGGCCCGGTGCTGCATGTGGTGCGGTATCGCCGCAGCCAGCTCGACAAGCTGCTCGAACAGATCCGCACGACCGGCTACGGCCTGACGCTCGGCATCCATACGCGGATCGATGAAACCATCGCTCACGTGATCAGCCGCGCGCACGTCGGCAACATTTATGTGAACCGCAATGTGATCGGCGCGGTGGTGGGTGTGCAGCCGTTCGGCGGCGAAGGCTTGTCGGGCACGGGTCCGAAAGCGGGCGGCGCGCTGTATCTACAGCGACTGCTCGCCACGCGTCCGGCCGGTTTGCCGAAGTCGCTTGCACAGGCATTGGTCGCGGATGTACCGCACGCTGTCGAAAACAGCGACAATCCGTCCGCTGCATTGACGGCGTATCGCGACTGGCTCATCGCCGAACAGCAACCGGTGCTGGCCGCGCGCTGCGACGGCTATCTGTCGCATGTACCGGCGGGCGCCACGGCGGTATTGTCGGGGCCGACCGGCGAGCGCAACACCTATACTCTCGGCGCGCGCGGCACGGTGCTGTGTATCGCGTCGACGGCGAGCGGTGCGCGCGTGCAGTTTGCCGCGGCGCTGGCTACGGGAAATCGCGCGTTGTTTGAAGGCGCGGCCGGTGAACAATTGGTGGCGCAACTGCCCGCCACACTCAAGTCGCATGCGAGCGTCAAGAAGAGCGCCGACACACCATTCGACGCCGTGCTGTTCGAAGGCGATAGCGACGAGCTGCTGGCGCTGGTGAAGGAAGTCGCGAAGCGTCCGGGCCCGATCGTGTCGGTGCAAGGCGTTGCGGCGCGTGCGCTGGAAAGCGGCGATGAGGACTACGCGCTCGAGCGTCTGTTGACGGAACGCTCGGTGAGCGTGAATACGGCAGCAGCCGGCGGTAATGCGAATTTGATGACGATCGGTTGA
- a CDS encoding branched-chain amino acid ABC transporter substrate-binding protein, giving the protein MQYKMKQLAGAALVAAMSLAGTANAQSTEDVKVGFAGPMTGAQAHYGKDFQNGITLAVEDMNATKPVIGGKQVRFVLDSADDQADPRTGTTVAQKLVDDGIKGMLGHFNSGTTIPASRIYANAGIPEIAMATAPEYTQQGFKTTFRMMTSDTQQGSVAGTFAVKTLGVKKIVIVDDRTAYGQGLADQFEKAAKAAGGQIVDREYTNDKAVDFKSILTKLKSVQPDLIYYGGADSQAAPMVKQMKALGIKAPLMGGEMVHTPTFIQIAGEAANGTVASLAGLPLEEMPGGKDYVAKYKKRFNEDVQTYSPYAYDGAMAMFDAMKKANSTDPAKYLPVLAKTSMPAVTSANLAYDSKGDLKNGGITLYKVVDGKWTTLQSVGGK; this is encoded by the coding sequence ATGCAATACAAGATGAAACAGCTGGCAGGCGCTGCACTGGTTGCGGCGATGTCGCTGGCGGGGACGGCCAACGCTCAATCGACGGAAGATGTGAAGGTCGGCTTTGCCGGCCCGATGACGGGCGCGCAGGCGCACTACGGCAAGGACTTCCAGAACGGCATCACGCTGGCAGTGGAAGACATGAACGCGACCAAGCCGGTGATCGGCGGCAAGCAAGTCCGCTTCGTGCTCGATTCGGCCGACGACCAGGCCGATCCGCGCACCGGTACGACCGTTGCACAGAAGCTGGTGGATGACGGCATCAAGGGCATGCTCGGCCACTTCAACTCGGGCACCACGATTCCGGCTTCGCGCATTTACGCGAACGCGGGCATCCCCGAAATCGCCATGGCGACGGCGCCGGAATACACGCAACAAGGTTTCAAGACCACGTTCCGCATGATGACGTCCGACACGCAGCAAGGTTCGGTCGCCGGCACGTTCGCGGTCAAGACCTTGGGCGTGAAGAAGATCGTGATCGTCGACGACCGCACGGCGTATGGCCAAGGTCTGGCGGATCAGTTCGAGAAGGCAGCGAAGGCAGCGGGCGGCCAGATCGTCGATCGTGAATACACGAACGACAAGGCTGTGGACTTCAAGTCGATCCTGACCAAGCTGAAGTCGGTTCAACCGGATCTGATCTATTACGGCGGCGCGGATTCGCAAGCGGCACCGATGGTCAAGCAGATGAAGGCACTGGGCATCAAGGCGCCGCTGATGGGCGGCGAAATGGTCCACACGCCGACGTTCATCCAGATCGCGGGTGAGGCAGCGAACGGCACGGTGGCGTCGCTTGCCGGCCTGCCGCTGGAAGAAATGCCGGGCGGCAAGGACTACGTCGCGAAGTACAAGAAGCGTTTCAACGAAGATGTGCAAACGTACTCGCCGTACGCTTACGACGGCGCAATGGCCATGTTCGACGCAATGAAGAAGGCGAACTCGACCGATCCGGCCAAGTATTTGCCGGTGCTCGCAAAGACGTCGATGCCGGCAGTGACGTCGGCGAATCTCGCGTACGACAGCAAGGGCGATCTGAAGAACGGCGGGATCACGCTGTATAAGGTTGTCGACGGTAAGTGGACGACGCTGCAAAGCGTGGGTGGGAAGTAA
- the tssJ gene encoding type VI secretion system lipoprotein TssJ, with protein sequence MNIRTMRGALGVGIALAVSACGTWQSVKDGTVDATRAVFETKVRQMNLVLAARGALNQDTRGVSLPVVLRIYQLRDDRPFATATYAQLLDGSDALKTATLRRRDVTLGPGQTLKVSEPMDEAANYVGIAAFFRDTTNAEWSVLVPKSQWKRTDPVRLVAMDRTVELDTERK encoded by the coding sequence ATGAACATCAGGACCATGCGGGGCGCGCTTGGTGTGGGTATCGCGCTGGCCGTCTCGGCGTGCGGTACGTGGCAGTCGGTGAAGGACGGGACCGTGGACGCCACGCGCGCGGTGTTCGAGACGAAGGTCAGGCAAATGAACCTCGTCCTGGCAGCGCGCGGCGCGCTCAATCAGGACACGCGCGGCGTGTCGTTGCCGGTGGTGCTGCGCATCTACCAGCTCCGGGACGACCGTCCGTTTGCGACGGCGACCTACGCGCAACTGCTCGATGGCAGCGACGCGCTGAAGACGGCGACGCTCAGGCGCCGGGACGTCACGCTCGGGCCGGGACAGACGCTGAAGGTGTCCGAACCGATGGACGAGGCAGCGAACTACGTGGGGATCGCGGCGTTCTTTCGCGACACTACTAACGCCGAATGGTCGGTGCTGGTGCCGAAGTCGCAGTGGAAGAGGACTGACCCGGTCAGGCTTGTGGCGATGGATCGCACTGTCGAACTCGACACGGAACGCAAATAA